A window of Salmo trutta chromosome 33, fSalTru1.1, whole genome shotgun sequence genomic DNA:
cggacaccctagacccactccaattcgcataccaccccaacagatccacagatgacgcaatctcaattgcaatccacactgccctttctcacctggacaaaaggaacacctatgtgagaatgctgttcatcaactacagctcagcgttcaacaccatagtgcccacgaagctcatcactaagctatggactctgggacttaacacctccctcttcaactggctcctggacttcctgacgggtcgcccccaggtggtaagagtaggcaacaataagtcagccacgctgatccttaacactggggcccctcaggggtgtgtacttaatcccctcctgtattccctgttcacccacgactgcgtagccaaacatgactccaacaccatcattaagtttgctgacaacagtggtaggcctgatcacagacaacgatgacacggcctatagggaggaggttagagaactggcattgtggtgccaggacaacaacctctccctcaatgtgagcaagacaaaggagctcatcgtggactacaggaaaaggagggacgaacaggcccccattaacatcaatgcggctgtagtggagcgggtcgagagtttcaagttccttgctgtccacatcaccaacgaactatcatggtccaaacataccaagacagtcatgaagagggcacgacaaaccttttccctctcaggagactgaaaagatttggcatgggctcccagatcctcaaaagggtgcaccatcgagagcacaaagaactgggccgtacgcactgccctctgtagtgccttgcagtcggaggccgagcagttgccataccaggcagtgatgcaaccagtcaggatgctctcgatggtgcagctgtagaaccttttgatgatctgaggacccatgccaaattttttcaaTCTCCTaaggggaaataggttttgtcgtgccctcttcacgactgtcttggtgtgcttggatcatgttagtttgttggtgatgtggacaccaaggaacttgaagctctcaacctgctccactacagccccgtcgatgagaatgggggcgtgctcggtcctctttttcctgtagtccaaaatcatctgctttgtcttgatcacgttgagggagaggttgttgtcctggctccacacagccaggtctctgacctcctccctataggctgtctcgtcgttgttggtgatcaggcctaccactgttgtgtcatcggcaaacttaatgatgatgttggagtcttGCCTGTTCGTCCAGTCATGAGTGAACGGGGAgttcaggaggggactgagcacgcaccgctGAGGGGCCCTtgttttgaggatcagcgtggcggatgtgttgttacctacccttaccatctggaggtggcccgtcaggaagcccaggatccagttgcagagggaggtgtttagtcccaaggtccttagcttattgatgagctttgagggcactatggtgttgaacactgagctgtagtcaatgaaaagcattctcacataggtgttccttttgtccaggtgggaaagtgcagtgtggaatgcaatagagatggcatcatctgtggatctgttagggcggtatacaaattggagtgggtctagggtttctgggatgttGATGgtgtgatgtgagccatgaccagcctttcaaagcacttcatggctacagatgtaagtgctacgggttggtagtgatttaggcaggttaccttagtgttcttgggcacagggactatggtggtctgcttaaaacaagttggtattacagactcggacagggaaaggttgaaaatgtcagtgaagacacttgccagttggtcagcgcatactcacagtacacatcctggtaatctgtctagccctgcggccttgtgaatgttgacctgtctaaaggtcttactcacatcggctgtggagagcgagatcacaccgtcttccagaacagctggtgctctcatgcatgtttcagtgttatttgccttgaagcgagcatagaagtagtttagctcgtctggtaggttcgtgtcactggacagctctcgggtgtgcttccctttgtctgtattggtttgcaagccctgccacatctgacgagcatcagagccggtgtagtacaattcaatcttagtcctgtattgatgctttgcctgtttgatggtccgtcgcagggcatagcgggatttcttataagcttccgggttagagtcccgctccttgaaagcggcagctctagcctttagctcagtgcggatgttgcctgtagttcattgcttctggttggggcATGTACtaagtacggtcactgtggggacgacgtcattgacgcacttattgatgaagccaatgactgatgtggtgtactcctcaatgccatcggaggaatcccggaacatattccagtctgtgctagcaaaacagtcctgtagcttagcatttgcttcatctgaccacttttttattgatcgagtcactggtgcttcctgctttaatttttgcttgtaagcaggaatcaggaggatagaattatgatcagatttgccaaatggagggcgagggagagctttgtatgcgtctaagtgtgtggagtaaaggtggtccagagttttttccctctgcttgcacatttaacatgctgatagaaatttggtaagacggatttaagtttccctgcattaaagtgcccagtcactaggagcgccgcctctgggtgagcggtttcctgtttgtttatggCATAATACAagtcattgagtgtggtcttagtgccagcatcagtctgtggtggtatgtagacagctacgaaaaatacagatgaaaactctctaggtagatagtgtggtctacagcttatcatgagatactctacctcaggcgagcaaaacatggagacttccttagatatcgtgcaccagctgttatttacataATACATAGTCCGCCGTCACTtttcttaccagacgccgctgttctatcctgccgatacagcgtataacttgccagctgtatgttgataatgtcgttgttcagccacgactccgtgaagcgtaagatattacagtttttaatgtcctgttggtagtttaatataccgcgtaggtcatcgattttattttccaaagattagcacgtttgctagcagaatggaaggaagtgggggtttattcgatcgcctacaaattctcagaaggcagcccgccctttggaccctttttctccaccttctcttcacgcaaatgacggggatgtgggcttgttcccgggaaagcagtatgtcattcaCGTCGAGCTTGTCGGATTCATTAAAGGCAAAAAAGTATTCTgtcagttcgtggtgagtaatcgcagttctgatgtccagaatttattttcggtcataagagacggtagcggcaacattatgtacaaaataatttacaaacaacGCAGAGAAACAATGGGTTAGGAACACGTCCCCGTCTTCTCCGGCACCTGTAGTTCTTCCCCAGGTTGCTGCTGTAAATGAGTTTTCAGTCAACTTACATGGTGAAAATAAGGGTTAAAAAACTATATTAGAATGAATAATAGGTGTGATAGGtgaaaactgaggatagatcaacaacattgttgttTCGCCACAattactaacctaactgacagagtgaaaagaaggaagcctgtacaaaaaaaaaaatattcaaaaacatgcatcctgtttgcaacaaggcactgaaaaaaaatgtggcaaagaaattaactttatgtcctgaatacaaagtgttatgttttgggcaaatccaacatcactgagtaccactcttcatattttcaaacatggtggtggctgcatcatgttatgggtatgattgtcatcggcaaggactagtgatttttttttaggataaaaggaaatggaatagagctatgcacaggcaaaaatccttgaggaaaacctggttcagtctgctttccgcCAGACACtttgagacaaattcacctttcagcaggacaataacctaaaacacaaggccaaaccaacactggagttgcttaccaagacgacattgaatgttcccgagtggccaagttacagttttgactgaaatcggcatgaaaatatatggcaagaatGATTCACAACCAactttgacaaagcttgaagaattattCAAAGAATAAAGGGCAAATATTGAGCAATCCATGTGTGGAAAAAATCTTAGAGAGTTACCCaaaaaggggattctaacatgtattgactcaaggttATGAATATTCATGTGAACGAGataattctgtatttcatttacaataaatttgtaaaaatgtctgaaaacatgtttgccctttgtcattatggggtattgtgtgtagatgggtaaattTGTttatatttaattcattttgaattcagactgtaacaacaaaataacaatgaatactttctgaaggcaatgtataaCTGTTCCACCTGAGACCATGATGCACTGCAGCCCTGCAGAGTGTCACGGAAACTTCCTCTCTGTGTGGGCAGGAAGCAGGAAGCGGTGTGTTTCTCAGAAACGGACGTGATACAGACATAAACATCACAATATACTCCCTCGATGGAAAGAAACAAGTTACAGTCGAAATCAAAATTGTAGCGAGGTTCTTCTCCGAAGAGCACAGAATCTATCTACCATGTCTTGACCTTATTGCAGGTGAAGTTATTTCCTGTATCTGGGTATTCTCACAAACAGTGTATCATGTTCAGTAATCACCCACATGCTGGGGGGGACTGTAAACAGGATTACATGCCAGTATATGTATTAAAGAGCTTGATAATGACTGTGTATTGATTTCTGAAATTAGCTCTTTGATGGAAGTCAGTCATAATGAATCATTCACGGTTTCAATATTACTAACTTCTCTTAGGTGGAAGTAAGTTTCAGTCAAATATTCACATTTCCAACTTTATTATTGAGTAACAGGTGAGTATATAGTAACAATTGATGATGAAAATCAACCCAATGTATTTTAGAAAGCCATTTTTTTCACTatagcagatgtcacaaagtgctaaagGAAAGTGTTACCTGACAACTCAGACTGATAAAATGACACTTGAGGAGACTAATTATATatgttgtttatttaaccttaatttaacgaggcaagtcaattaaaaacaaattcttatttacaatgccggcctttcggggccaaacccggacgatgatATATGCACATTATTGAATGCGTTATTCATAAAGGAAAACATTGAAATTGGAAGCAAAATGTATTTATACTGTACACACTATGATGTAATTCCTGcaacaaaaataatacaaaaattaaCATAAATGTTGGTTTTGTAAGTTAATggaaaattgatttttttttggaCACACTTCCTGAATTAactcatatacactgagtggacaaaacattaagaacacatgatctttccatgacataaattGACCAGGtcaattcaggtgaaagctatgatcccttattgatcccACTTGATaaacccacttcaatcagtgtagatgaaggggaggagacgggttaaataaggattttttaagtcttgagacaatagagacatggattgcgtatgtgtgtcattcagagggtgaatgagcaagacaacatatttaagtgcctgtgaacgggggtatggtagtaggtgccaagcacaCTGGTtggtatcaagaactgcaacgctgctgggtttttcacgctcaacagtttcctgtgtgtattaagaatggtccaccacccaaaggacatccagccaatttgacacaactgtgggaagcactggagtcaacatgggccagcatccctgtggaacgctttcgacaccttgtagagtccatgccccgacgaattgagactattctgagggcaactcaatatgaggaaggtgttcttaatgttttgtacagtcagtgaaTACATTAATAAAGATTCTGTTTATTGGGGATGATAAAATACATCCTCACATTGTATAGTAAGTGATAGTTAATAGACTGCACACTGTACATTGTAATCACATGATAGACATGGGTATGttctccgtcccaaatggcaccctattccattttacttttcaccagagccttATGCCACACATGACGCCCTCCAGTCCACCGAGCTCAGCTTCCACGGGTGGCCGGGTCTCGGTCAATGATCAATTACATCTGTTTATCTGAGGAGCGCTGTAtgggagacacagagatacaggataaagacagtatggtgtctgtatgggaaacacagagatacaggataaagacagtatggtgtctgtatggggaacacagagatacaggataaagacagtatggtgtctgtatgggagacacagagatacaggataaagacagtatggtgtctgtatggggaaacacagagatacaggataaagacagtatggtgtctgtatggggaaacacagagatacaggataaagacagtatggtgtctgtatggggaaacacagagatacaggataaagacagtatggtgtctgtatggggaaacacagagatacaggacAAAGACAGTATGGTGACATTGTTTAACCTTTATTAGCACaaagctagcctggtcccagatctgtttgtgctttcctGCCAACTCCTACATtatgtcattgtcatgctgacaataagagttggcaagacagcacacaaacagacctgggaccaggctagctggCACAAGACATAGatcgaggaagagagagacatggcTGTGTGATGTCCCTCATCATAGTTGCAGTGAACTCACCTGAAGCCTCCAAATCAGAGCCATGACGACCAGGCCGTAGACGGTACTCTTAGCGATAAAGATGCTGTAGGCCAGCTTGGCAGTCTTGGTGCTCATCACATAGTCCTCTACAAGGACAATAATACATTGAAATGAACGTGATTAAGACGGTGTCTGGTAATATTGTTCAGCAGATTGGGCATGACTAAATATGATAGTATTGTAAACAGTATTATGTAAACTATAGGTTATATGTATTCCATGTATTTGGCATGAACAAGAAGTAGTTCGGTATAGAATGGGCACATTTACCTGTCGTCATCCCTCCATCACCACCTTGACCTGGAAGAAACAAAGCAGTGTTTCACATGACGCAGGCCAGTGTCCATCCTAGTTCTACATAACGCTGTAGAGAAGCTTACTAGTTTACTTACTATTTTACTagagaataacaaaaaaacagaagcaTACTATTGCAGTTCAATGAAACGTGTTTCTTCTCATAAACAAGGACAGCGTTTCAGTTCATAATGTGACCGTACCTTCTTCTCCGTTAATGTGATCTGCAACATATATGTCATCGTTCCCATTGAAGAAGCGGACGGTACAGGTGAATCTGTTAGAGGCCTTGTTCCATTTCTTGGCTGGGACTCTCAGTCTGCTGGTGATACTGTAACGTCTGTTTCCATCCCTCAAGGCCGTGTTGTCGGTCCCAACTCCATCGGTGATGTTGGCGCCTCCATTTAACTGCCAGAACACAGTGACGTGGTCGGGGTAGAAGTCGGTGGCCACACACACCaatgtcttcttcttcttcttgtttctATCTTCACACTCCTTAGCGGAGGGTGGAAGGACTTTGACTTTGGGTGGAGTGACAGGGATGTCTGGCTCTGCAGGGAGGAAATAGAAGAAGCTTTAACCTTTAACAGTCAATCAATGGCTCTGAACCTGAGTGCTTTAAAAGAGACACAGAAATTgtcctgtctttctccttctaTAAACTGgtcctgtctttctccttctaTAATCTGgtcctgtctttctccttctaTAATCTGgtcctgtctttctccttctaTAATCTGGTCCTGTCTTATTCTATAAACTGGTCCTGTCTTCCTCATTCTATAATCTGgtcctgtctttctccttctaTAAACTGgtcctgtctttctctttctataATCTGgtcctgtctttctccttctaTAAACTGgtcctgtctttctctttctataATCTGgtcctgtctttctccttctaTAAACTGgtcctgtctttctccttctaTAATCTGgtcctgtctttctccttctaTAATCTGgtcctgtctttctccttctaTAAACTGgtcctgtctttctctttctataATCTGgtcctgtctttctccttctaTAAACTGgtcctgtctttctccttctaTAATCTGgtcctgtctttctccttctaTAATCTGgtcctgtctttctccttctaTAATCTGGTCCTGTCTTATTCTATAAACTGGTCCTGTCTTCCTCATTCTATAATCTGgtcctgtctttctccttctaTAAACTGgtcctgtctttctctttctataATCTGgtcctgtctttctctttctataATCTGgtcctgtctttctccttctaTAATCTGGTCCTGTCTTATTCTATAAACTGGTCCTGTCTTTCTCATTATATAATCTGGTCCTGTCTTTCTCAATATATAATCTGGTCCTGTCTTTCTCATTATATAATCTGGTCCTGTCTTTCTCATTATATAATCTGgtcctgtctttctccttctaTAAACTGGTCCTGTCTTTCTCATTATATAATCTGGTCCTGTCTTTCTCAATATATAATCTGgtcctgtctttctccttctaTAAACTGGTCCTGTCTTTCTCATTATATAATCTGGTCCTGTCTTTCTCAATATATAATCTGGTCCTGTCTTTCTCATTATATAATCTGgtcctgtctttctccttctaTAAACTGgtcctgtctttctccttctaTAATCTGGTCCTGTCTTTCTCATTATATAATCTGGTCCTGTCTTTCTCATTATATAATCTGgtcctgtctttctccttctaTAAACTGgtcctgtctttctccttctaTAAACTGGTCCTGTCATTCTCATTATATAATCTGGTCCTGCCTTTCTCAATATATAATCTGGTCCTGTCTTTCTCATTATATAATCTGgtcctgtctttctccttctaTAAACTGGTCCTGTCTTTCTCATTCTTGACAGTAACATCAAGGCAACATGAATCACCAAATTCTGTGTCCAGACAAGCACATAATAACACAGCATTTCATTCAGAAGCTCAGAGTGAACCTCTTTGTAACCCAGCTGCCAAAGTCATTGTCAAGACCGTAGAACATGAAAGGTATAATATACGATTATtacagtatttttttaaacagtatTTTATCAGTATTCTTACAGCGCCCTTACCCAGAACTGTTAGCTTAGTTCCCTCTCCAAGGTAGGCAGGATAAGCACCAGAGCACACCACATACTCACAGACAGAAAACCAGGCTGATGCTCGCTAGCAAGTACTGTATTTCCTGTAGTTTGTCTTTAACAGAGGGAGTAGTACTGTATTTGCTAATAGTTTGTCTTTAACAGAGGGAGTAGTACTGTATTTGCTAATAGTTTGTCTTTAACAAAGTATTGTATTTCTAAGCATGTTTATGTCGACAGAGCTTAACTCACTTTCTCCGTTACCTCTATTCAAAGAACTAAAACAAACCTGGGTATTTTCCCCTCCTGAATATTTGCGTGTTCAACTAACGTATCGAATAAAATCAACTAGAATTCAACCCATTATTCCAAATGATTTCAATATTGTGTATAAATACTTTTAAGAGGTGAATCTCTTACCTAGAACAGTGAGTCTGGTTCCTTGACCAAACTCTGCCTTCTCTGTGTTCCATAGAGAGATACCATGGTTTACATGACAGGTTCTGTAGTCTGACCCGGTTCTGACCCAGTTCTACTACTTCCCTTGGTCTGAACTATTAAACGGGTTCTTCCAACTGATCTAACACCATATAGATTCATGCAAACCAACGCCTGGGAGGATTTTCAACATTCTTCTATACGTATCTATTTCTCTCCCATCTCTGGTTCACACATGTTTAGAAATACATCCAAAAGTATCTGTCATTAACAGATAAATCTATATAGGTTGTATCTAGAAGAGTCTATACACATTTAATCATCAGGTTtctcacccagaactgtgagttTGGTGCCGCTGCTGAAGTACGGCTGGTTGAGGTTCACACTGATACACGGCTACAGAAAGAGTCTAGTTATATACACCCTAATATGCTTCTCACAACTCTCACAGAGCTGATAATAACTAGAACCATGAGAGATGTAGACTGGTTCTGGGTATAGAGCCAGACCACTTTATACCTCAATACCATGAGAGATGTCGACTGGGTCTGGGCATAGAGCCAGACCACTTTATACCTCAATACCATGAGAGATGTCGACTGGGTCTGGGCATAGAGCTAGACCACTTTATACCTCAATACCATGAGAGATGTAGACTGGGTCTGGGCATAGAGCCAGACCACTTTATACCTCAATACTGGGTCTGATACTTTGTTGTGTAAACATTTTAGGGGAACATAACTGATGCATTTAGTATTAAAATAAACTTAGTTTCAAGTGTAAATGTTTTTATATTGCAGAATATTTTACATGTTTTCTCCATGCTAGTACATAACATTTGGTCGTATATTTTCTTACCTAAAACAGTGAGTTTGGTGCCGGCTCCAAAGTATGCTTCCGAGTACGAGCACAGAGCGACAAGGCTGCATCCTAAGGTCTCTAGCTCTGACTAAGACTCTGGACTTTCTCAAC
This region includes:
- the LOC115172173 gene encoding immunoglobulin lambda-1 light chain-like, yielding MSPTTLGLGLFFILFPPHVKCAEFHQSPSLTVKERDRVEVHCSHNDNNLVVMLWYQQKQASRAMTLIGYGYSATEPNYEGLFKERFQLKREDTLKGSLVISNLTSADSAVYFCAASHTVMWIHVCLSLKTSSVPPYCANSASQAYFGGGTRLTVLEPDIPVTPPKVKVLPPSAKECEDRNKKKKKTLVCVATDFYPDHVTVFWQLNGGANITDGVGTDNTALRDGNRRYSITSRLRVPAKKWNKASNRFTCTVRFFNGNDDIYVADHINGEEGQGGDGGMTTEDYVMSTKTAKLAYSIFIAKSTVYGLVVMALIWRLQRSSDKQM